The DNA region ACTCAATCCCGGGAGAAGCTGGAAATTTTATATCGGCCCAATCTGGCATATCAGGACTTGGCCGACATTCAAGCTGCTTTTGCAAAAGAACTGAAAGAAAATTTGTCACGAGAAATTCAGCGCGGACTTTGTTTAATCGGACCGCATCGCGATGATTTTATTTTCAAAATTAACGGACATGAGCTTAAAAAATACGGCTCCCGCGGTCAACACAAGACAGTGTTGATCGCTCTGGCATTAGCGGAATTTGATTTGATATTTGAAGTCAAGAACGAAAAGCCGATTATTTTAATTGATGATTTGTTCTCCGAACTGGATAATGAACGAGAGGAATTAATTTTAAATAAATTAGCGAACACAGGCCAAATCTTTTTAACGGCTACTGAAATACAGAGTAATATTAAAAATGAACAAGCCGCTTTTTTTGTCGTTGAAGATGGGAAAGTTATTCCGCAACGGGAGTTGTTGAAATAATGGAAACAATCGGCGAAGCGCTGATAAAATTATTGAGTCAATTGGGCTTGCAAAAAGAAGTTCAGCAAAATCAACTGCTCGCTGAATGGCCCGAAATCGTGGGGGAGCAAATTGCCAAAGTTAGTTCAGCAGCGCGAATGGAAGATGGCATTTTGTTTGTGAAAGTAAATCACAGCGTCTGGCGGAACGAGTTGTATTATCGAAAGGCTGAATTAATCCAGCGACTAAATCGAAAAGCCGGGCATAATCTGGTGAAAGATATCCGATTTTACTAATAGAAGAGGTAAAAAAAGAGCTTATGGATGAAAAAGAAAAACAGCTCATTGAACAGAGCGGTGAAAAATATGATGCAAAAAAAATCACTATTTTAAAAGGATTAGAAGCGGTACGAAAACGTCCCGCCATGTACATTGGCGATGTTTCTGTTAGGGGACTTCACCATTTGGTCTATGAAGTTGTCGATAACAGCATCGACGAAGCTCTCGCTGGTTTTTGCTCAAAAATCGACGTTGTCATTGGCGAAGATAACTCAATCACCGTCACTGACGACGGTCGTGGCATTCCTGTAGATTTGCATCCGGAACAGAAAAAATCTGCGCTGGAAGTTGTGATGACTGTGCTTCACGCTGGAGGAAAATTTGATAAAAAGTCATACAAGGTTTCCGGCGGTTTGCACGGCGTAGGCGTTTCCGTGGTCAATGCACTCTCTGAATGGTGCGAAGTGGAAGTCTATAAAGAGGGGAAAATTTACTATCAAAAATATCACCGGGGACAGCCAGTAGCGCCGGTGAAAGAAAAAGGCGTCACTAAAAAAACGGGTACGAAAACAGTTTTTTTACCGGACAACGAAATTTTCAAAAAAATTAACTTCAATTATGAAATTTTATGTGAAAGACTGCGCGAGCTTTCTTTTCTCAATAAAGATTTGACAATCAAAATCACTGACAAGCGAGATGGCAGAACCGATACTTTTCAATCCAAAGGTGGCATCATTGAATTTGTCAAATACCTGGATCAAAATCGCACGTCAGTTCATAGAAAAGTGATTTACATCAGCGGTGAAAAAGAAGAAGTTCCGGTGGAAATTGCATTTCAGTACAACAGCGGTTACACCGAAAACATTTTTTCTTACGTGAATAATATTCATACTATTGAAGGCGGATCGCATTTGGTGGGATTCAAAACTGCGCTGACACGAACAATCAATAATTACGCTTCAAAAAATAACATGCTCAAAAATGTCAAATTCACTCTTTCCGGTGACGATGTCCGCGAAGGGCTGACGGCCATTGTGAGCATAAAGCATACTAATCCTCAGTTCGAAGGCCAAACAAAAACAAAATTAGGGAACAGCGAAGTAAAAGGCATTGTTGAAAGTATTGTCGGCGATGGATTATCGTTGTTTTTTGAGGAAAATCCGTCAGAGGCAAAACGCCTAATTGAAAAATCTATTTCAGCCGCTCGTTCTCGAGAAGCAGCGCGAAAGGCGAGAGAAATTGCCCGGCGCAAAACTGCCATGAACGGCGGTGGTTTGCCGGGAAAATTAGCCGATTGTTCCAACAAGGATCCGCAATTTTGCGAACTTTTTCTCGTTGAGGGCGACTCCGCCGGCGGATCTGCGAAACAGGGACGAGATCGTCGCTTTCAGGCAATTTTGCCTTTAAAGGGAAAAATTCTCAATGTTGAAAAAGCGCGCCTGGATAAAATTCTTTCCAACGATGAAATTCGAACGATTATTACGGCATTGGGGACAGGTATCGGAGCGGATAATTTTGATATTGCTCGGTTGCGATATTACAAAATAATTATTATGACCGACGCTGACGTGGACGGCGCCCACATCAGAACGTTGCTGCTGACTTTCTTTTTTCGTTACATGAAAGAACTGATTGAACAGGGACACATTTACATTGCCCAGCCGCCGCTGTATCGCGTATTTAAAGGAAAGCAAGAGATATTCGTTTACGACGAAGATGAATTAAAAGAGACAGTTGATCGCATGGGCAAAAAAAATGTCAATATTCAACGCTATAAAGGTCTCGGCGAAATGAATCCGGACCAGCTCTGGAAAACGACAATGGATAATGAATCCAGAACACTGTTGCAGGTGACAATCGAAGAGGCGGTAGCGGCGGATTTAATTTTTTCCACGCTCATGGGGGATAAAGTGGAACCGCGCAGAAAGTTCATCGAAGAAAATGCGAAATATGTCCGCAATTTAGATATTTAACCGAAGGCTGAACAGATAATTTGGAGAGAAAACAGTAGCAGATGAAAAGAGAAAAAGTTATTCCCATATTTATTGAAGAAGAAATGAAGGATTCCTACATTGATTATTCGATGTCGGTTATTGTCGCACGCGCTTTGCCGGATGTGAGAGACGGACTGAAACCTGTGCACCGGCGAGTGTTGTATGGGATGCATGAATTGGGTCTGCGGCCTAATTCTCAATTTAAAAAAAGCGCGCGTATCGTCGGTGAAGTTTTGGGTAAATATCATCCGCACGGAGACTCTGCGGTTTACGACACCATGGTGCGCATGGTGCAGAATTTTTCTCTACGCTACCCATTGGTGACCGGACAGGGAAATTTCGGTTCGGTGGACGGAGATGCGCCGGCAGCCATGCGTTACACCGAGGCAAAAATGGCTCCCATTGCCGAAGAACTTTTGCGAGATCTGGACAAAGATACAGTCGATTTTGCGCCTAATTTTGACGAAACGCTGAAGGAACCCACTGTTTTGCCTTCGGTGCTTCCTACGTTGTTAGTGAATGGTTCCTCGGGAATCGCCGTGGGAATGGCAACAAATATTCCGCCTCACAATCTGGGAGAAGTCGTTGATGCGTTGGCGGCTATGATTGATAATCCGGAAATTTCCATCGATGAATTGAAGGAATATGTGTTGGGACCTGATTTTCCGACCGGCGGCATAATTTATGGCCGCAGCGGAATCGATGAGGCCTATTTGACCGGCCGCGGTAAAGTTCTCATCCGCGCACTCGCAAATATTGAATCTGTGCGCAGCGGAAGGGAAAATATTATCATTACGGAAATTCCCTACATGGTCAATAAAGCGAATCTGATAGAAAAAATCGCTGCGCTGGTTAATGCAAAGAAATTAGACGGGATCACCGAAATTCGCGACGAATCCGATAAAGATGGCATGAGAATCGTTCTGGAATTGCGTCGCGATGTCCAGCCGCACGTGATTCTCAATCAGCTTTACAAACACACTCAGATGCAAGTGACTTTTGGTATCATTATGTTGGCGCTGGTTCACGGAGTGCCGAAAGTACTGAACCTGCAACAAATATTGAAATATTTCATTGAATTCCGGCATGGGATTGTGGTTCGGCGGACAAAATATGATCTGGCTAAAGCGGAAAAACGCGCGCATATTTTGGAAGGATTAAAAATTGCGCTGGATAATATTGATGAAATTATTGCGTTGATAAAAAAATCGCGCAATCCGGAGACCGCGAAAGAAAATTTAATGAAAAGATTCAAGTTGTCCGAAATTCAAGCGCAAGCGATTTTGGACATGCGTTTACAGCGATTGACCGGTTTGGAGCGCAAGAAAATCGAAGAAGAATATTTGGCGACGATCAAGTTAATCAATAAATTGAAGGCAATTTTGGAAAGCAAGCAACTGCGGATGCAAATTATCAAGGATGAATTGAGCGAATTGAAGAAAAAATACAACGATGCCCGCCGCACTGATATTATTGAAAAAATTGAAGAATTCTCCATTGAAGATATGATTGCGGAAGAAGACATGGTGATTACGATTTCTCATAATGGTTTCATCAAGCGATTTCCTGTTTCCGGTTTTCGCCGCCAATCAAGAGGGGGCACAGGATCTTCCGGCGCATCAACGCGGGCAGAAGATTTTCTCGAACATCTTTTCATTGCCTCGACGCATCATTTTATTTTGATTTACACGGACAAAGGTCGTTGTTACTGGCTAAAAGTGCATGAAATTCCTCAGGCAGGCAAAGGGTCTCGTGGCAGATCAATCGTAAATTTGATTGAAAAGCAGAAAGATGAAAACATTAGCGCTATCGTTAACGTTCGCGATTTTGACAACGAGCATTTTGTCATCATGGCGACAAAAAAAGGACTGGTGAAAAAAACAGTACTGTCCGCCTTTGGAAACCCCCGCCGCGGAGGCATTAATGCCATCACTATTCGCGAAGGAGACGATCTAATTACGGCGAAAATTACAGATGGCAATCACGATATTGTCCTGGGGACATTTCATGGCAAAGCGATTCGTTTTCATGAATCAGACGTCAGACCAATGGGGAGACAGGCTGCGGGAGTCACGGGAATTTCTCTGGCAAAAGATGATTTTGTTGTCGGTATGGTCACCGCGAAAAGAGGTTCAAATTTGCTCGTCGTGACTAAAAATGGTTATGGAAAACGAACGCCGATCGATGATTATCGCGTGACTCGTAGAGGCGGCAAAGGCATCGTGACGGTAAAAATTACTGATAGGGTGGGGTCCATGATTACCATTAAAGAAGTTCAAGACGACGACGATCTGATGATTATCACAACGAGCGGAAAAGTCATCCGACAAAGTGTAAAACAAATTCGTAAGATGGGAAGATCCACACAAGGAATTCGTTTAATTCGCCTTTCAAAAAATGACCAAATAGGCGACGTTGCGCGTATTGTCAAAGAGAATAACTATTAACTAAAGCGCATCTGCTCGGGCGACACCGGGAATTTGAGGATCGGAGATGACAGCATCAATTGAGGAAACAGAAAAGAAACTACTTGCCGAGCGCGTTCAGGAAAGACTTATTGGCTCAAAAAACAGTGTTCTTTATTCTGATTTATTAAATGAAACGATACCGACTTTTTTAAAAAATTATCTGCAAAATTCAGTAAAAAGGATGGTTAATACGGAGGAGCCGGTACAATTTAAAAATTCAAAACGGTTTGATTTTGATCATCCAAAAATTAAGCAATTGCGAAATTCGCTGTTACAGGCATTTGAAGAAGTAACAATTTTTCCGCGCGAGGAATTGATTGAGGCGATTAATAAAACTGTTCGTTTGCAATTTGATTTGATCGTTCGCCCCAGTACGACGTTAATGACAATATTTTACCGTAATAAATCGGACCGCACAAAAAACGAAATATTGCAGATACTCGAAGCGCTACATGACGATCGCGTTTATCTGAATGAAGTTATTGCTAAAATAAAAGGTTTCGATCAGTTTCATGTCGTTGAAGCAGATTTTAGAAAATTGCTCACAGAGACTGAAACAGAAATCTACAAGGAAAAATTTTTAGACGTTTTTCTTTCAGAAGTAAAAACGTTCATCAAATTTTTAGGCATGATCCACGGCTTTAACAGTTGGGAAATAAAATTAGAGTTAGTTAAATTATTATTAGACGAAAGAAATTTGAACGGCGTCGCACAAGCGTTTGCGCATTATCAGTCAAGCGCAATAGATATTGCTGATTTAAAGCATTTATTAGAATTATTTATCAAAGAAAAAGAGAACGGGCCGGGGGGAAACGGCGGTGACGAAAGTGACAATTTTATCATGTATTCATCCACAAACCCGGACGTGAAAACTGAAAGGATCACTGTTGTGAATGGCCACACTGAACTTGACTCTACTTCTGCGAACAATCCACTAGTAGAACCCGTTGCTAATGAAAAAAGAAAGAGGGTTCAGATCATCAATAGCCACGATCAGGCTGATGATTGGATCATTGATCGCACTAAAATTGAACAACGCCCAGAAGGCCCGCTGGAACCGTTGGAAAAATTGATCGATGAGAAAAGCCGAAAATTTATTGTTAAAAAGATTTTTGACCAGGACTGTTCGGCTTATGAAAATTTCATTTCCAGATTGAATGAAATTGATAATTGGAAAAATGCTAAAGAGGTGATCGAAATCGAGCTGCACCAACGTCACGTCATGCCTTTTTCCAGAGAAGCTTTACGATTGGGGGATTTAGCTTTTACAAGATATTTTCCGGAAAAACAAATTTAAAATTTAAAGAGGTAATTATGAGTAAAAATCCTTTCAATCGTTTGAATTTTGGTGGGGGATTGCTGATTGTTTTGTTGAGCAGTCTGCTAATCTTTTCTTTTGCCGGCGACAAAGAGAAATTTATGAGCAAAGAAAAAAAGGGGCTGATAACTTACAGCAATGGTCGCGTGCGTAAAAAACAGATCAATGCCGCAGAATGGAAGCCAGCAGCGGTAAATACCTCTGTTGTGAGCGGGGATAAAGTTCGCACTTACAAAAAGTCCAGAGCGGAATTGGAATTGATGAAATTAGATATTATTCGTATGGCTCCGGAGACGATCATCGATGTAGTTAAACTTTACGAAGAAACAAAAGACCAAAAAAAACAAACGCAAATTGCGCTACAGCAAGGGGATATCTGGGCAAAGATAAAAAAGAAAGGCAAAAATGCCAAATTTGACATCAATGCGCCGGTTGCCGTGGCGGCAATAACCGGAACTGTTCTGCGCATGAATGTGGACGCTGATTCTTCGACCGAGCTGAAAGTTTACAACGGAGAAGTGCATATTACCAATGCGCCGGAAAAAACGAACCTCACGCCGCATTTTATCGGCGTATATGAAGTCCCCGGACCTCACGAAATCCCCGGACCGCACGAGGTTTCTGCGGAACAATGGGTTTACATTGTCAAAAACATGCAGAAAATCAAATTGGACAAAAAGGGGAAAGTGAAAGAAGTCGGTGATTTCAGTCTGAATGATAAAGACGAACAAACGGACTGGGTGAAGTGGAATCTGCAGCGAGATAAAATGAAATAGTTTTTTGTATTAGTGCGAGGCCGGATTTTCGTGCAAATCCGGCTTCTCATTCTTTTTTTTGTAAAACTAAAAATCAAACCCTGCGCTAAAATATGCCACTATTTTCCCTCTATTCGATCTACCGAGAGCGAAAGAAATAGGTCCAGCCGGAGTACTGACAGAAATTTGCGCGCCAACGCCTTGAACAAAATCTCTGGAACTAATGTCCACGTAATTTTTCCACGTAGCGCCGATGTCGTACCTGGCGCTAACATAAAAATCGAACGGAAAACCAAATGGAAAGCGATAGCGATATTCGAGACTGCCTTCGATTAAATGCCTGCCGATGTTTTCACGCTCGTTAAGGCCGTAAAACGAAGACTCGCCGCCAAGGGAAAAGAATTCAAAAAAAGGCGTGGACAAATCAGACGTCCCCCACAAAGTACGCAGATGAAAAGTATTCCTTTTGAGTGCTGTTGCAAAAAAGTCCAGAGATGAAAAAAGTTTAAAATAAGAGATCTGGCTATTCAAAATAGTTGCCGACGATAATTTGTATTGAAAAAAATAGTATTTTCCATTGTTGGGAAACGGATATTTATCCTGGGTATCGACGATAGATCGAATTTCAATAGTTTTTATGTCGTAATTTGCTATCGGAAAGCCGTCTCCGTAAATGGGCGTCAGCGCAACTTGTTTGACAGACGAGATAATGGAAAAAATTCCTAATCGTTCGATTTGTTGTCCCAGAGAAATTGAAAACCCATTTTCGCGCTGGCGATACTCTCCCTGGACAGATGAGTTGTTGTACACAAAATAATCATTTTCCTGCAAAAAAGCGTAAATTGAATTTGTCAAAAAAGTATTCAAAATTCGATCAGATCTGTATTTGAATGAAAGCGATTTATCCCGAGCGCCATACTGAACCTGAAAGGAGAGCGGATTGCTCAAACCAAGGAAGTTTTCTTCCGTCAACTCGATTAGCGTCTTATTTTTTCGTTCAAGATTGTAGCGATAGCTAAAACGAAAAATTGTAAACGCCTTTTCCTCAAGATTGATTTTTATTCGAGCTTGGTTATTCTCATCTTTGTTTACATCAATGGAAACAGTTTTAAATAGATTGGTACTGTAAATATTATTTAGCCCTGTTTTTATTTTATTAATGTTAAAATAGTCACCGGATTTCAAAGGAAATTCCCGATAAATGACAAAATTTTTTGTACGGTTATTGCCCGCGACGTCGATGGAAGAAATTTTTCCCTCGTCAACGCGGATAGTGAGCGTATCATGGCGTAGCACTACAGATGAAATGGTCATAAAACTGTAGCCGTGGTCGCGATAAAATTTAAGGACATCTCTGATATCGGCGACGGATCGTTTGTGGTTTATTGGCTTTTCCGGTTGGCTATGGATAAGTGGTCGCAAAATTGAATCAGGAAAGACAATATTGTTGGAAAAGCGTACGCTGCGAAAAAGTGGGTTCAATTCCGTGAGCAAGTTTACACGCAATGTGTCCTGTCGTTCGAGGCATTTGGCTTCTATATTTTGAAAATAGCCGGTCTCATAAATTTTTCTCAAGCATAAGCGAACGTCGGACAAACGCCGCAAGGAAAGTGAATTTATCAGCGAATCGGTGAGAGAATTCACCGGTTCTGGCAACGCCTGTTTTTCTATTTTGATTTGAGAATAAACTTTATCGTCTTTGCTCGGCAACTCTTTTTGGAGAATGAGTTTTTTAATTTGAGAAATTTTTTGCCGCGCGGCAAATTCTCCCATTTGTATCAACTCGTCAGCGAACTGAAAATTATCAGATTTAAAATTTTGCAACTTTGGCTGAATGAGCACATCCGCCCGTTTTCTTTGGCGTCTGTTTTTTTCTTGCTGCATGATAGTCGTCACCTGATCCGCCATCTTCCAGGGCACGTTCAGTTGATCGGGTTCATTTAAATCAGAAGTGGTATCAATCGCTAAAATGATATCCACATTATATTTGGCGACTTCGTCAACAGGAATGTTGTTCACCAGCCCGCCGTCCGCGAGCAGTTCGCCATTCAAGGGGACAGGCGCAAAAAGCAAAGGAATCGCTGAAGAGGCTTTCATGGCAATGGCAAGACTGCCGTTTTTTAGAAGCACTTTTTTGCCGGACAAAAGATCGCAGGCCACGGCGCGGAATGGGATAGGAAGCTGATCAAAATCAGAATCGGATTGAAAATCGGCGCCGATGGTCAAATTCGTGAGCATGGAAATGAGTCTTTGTCCGGGCGTAATCGCTTTTGGTAAATCAATCTTCAATCCTTTGAAACGGATTTGGAGAATTGTTTTGCTTCGTTCTTGTTTTTGTCCGATAAAGAGTTGGGTTCTCGGCGGCTTATCGGACATAATGTGACGCCATTCTGCGTTGTGCGCTATTTTTTCAATTTCCGCCGCTGAATAGCCGGCGGCATAAAGTCCGCCGACGATGCTTCCCATGCTGGCGCCGACGATAAAGTCGATGGGGATATTGTTCTCCTCAAATACTTTTAAGGCGCCGATTTGGGCAAACCCTCTGGCGCCTCCCCCGCTGAGGGCGAGACCTATTCGCGGTCGGTGAAGTTTTTTGTGAGGAATAAAACACGCCGGAGGTTTTTCGACGCGATCAAAAGTAAGCTTAATGAAAAACGAATCCGATGCCGTTTGTCCCAATGCAGAAGAAAAGTAAATTAGCACGATAATCAATGCTAAATAAAAGCGAAAGTCGGTTTTTGTCATGGCCTAAATTTTGAAGTAAATGATAGGTTCTTGATAGTCAGCGGCATTATGCCTTTGTACTTCAAAACAATTAATAAGTTCAAAAAAGAGCGTGGGCAAAAAATAGAATTGACTTTGACAGATTTTTTTTGTAATTTTATTCTAATTTTATTTTTATGGTAAAGATTAACAAATGAAATCTCATCGATCATTAATTTTGACCGGCTTGTTTGCCGCGTTGACGGCGGTTGGCGCCTATTTGAAAATTCCTTTGCCCGGCGTACCCATAACTCTCCAGACTTTTTTTGTGTATTTGAGCGCCAACGTTTTAGGAGCCTATTATGGCGCCTTGAGTCAAATTTTATATTTATTGATCGGCCTGATCGGAATTCCCGTTTTCGCTTTTGGCGGCGGTCCCGGTTATCTGTTTCAGCCGACGTTCGGATATTTGCTTAGCTATCCGATCAGCGTCTTTTTCATTGGCAAAGCTTTGAACGCTTTTAGAGTCAATCGCAGTGGATCGCCAAAAAAGCTATCACATCTTTTTCTGAGATTCGTTGCCGCTGATTTGGTAGGTGTTGTTGTTATTTTTTTCTTTGGTTTGGGATATATGTATTGCAATTTGCACTGGGGATTATATCTGAAGTTTAATGAAAGCGCCGCTTCAAATTTATTGAGCTGGAAAAATTTGCTTCGCACGACGATGCTGATTTTTGTTCCAATAGATTTGATAAAGGTTTTTCTGGCGTCGCTGGTCTCAACACGATTATTTCAAAAATATTCTTTTGTAAAATTGCCTGTTATTAAAAAGGCAGAAGTTAGCTAAAGTGATGCGAGAGAGGAAGGTAAAATGTCGTTTTTTATTGGTGTAGATGGCGGTGGAACAAAAACAGAATTGGTTTTGCTCGACGCTGAAGGAAACTTGATCGTGAAAACTCGTGTAGGAAGCACTAACTATCAAGCCGTTGGCGCAAGTCGTGTGAAACAAGAATTATTGAACGGATTCCAGCAATTGCTCAAAAAAAGCAAGGTGGATGTAAAACGAGTGGCAGATATTTTTCTGGGATTAGCGGGGGCCGGACGGAAAAACGATCAAATCGAAGTTAAAAAACTTTTTGATGGTACGCCGTATCAAGGAAAAATTTTTGTTGATACGGACGCAGTGATTGCCCTTGCCGGGGCCTTTGGCACAAAACCCGGGATAGTCATCATTTCCGGCACCGGGTCCATCTGTTTTGGTAAAAATAGTCAGGGTCAATTCATTCGCGCCGGCGGCTGGGGTTATTTGCTTGGAGACGAAGGCAGCGGCTATTTTATCGGCAGCAGCGCTATCATCGCCGCGCTAAAAGATTTTGACGGGCGGGGTGACCGAACTCAGCTCCTTCAGGAGATTACTTCCCATTTTCAGTTGAAATCAATAGACGAGATCATTCCGCTCATTTACCAAAATAAAATTGATCGCATAAAAATTGCGGATTTAGCGCCGTTGGTTTTTCGCGTCGCGAAACAGGGAGACCTGATTGCCGAAGAAATCATCAAAACTACGGGCAAGGAATTGGGAATGTTGGCGCGCGCCGTAGCGGTAAGACTTGGCTTTAGCGGCGAAGAAGTGAAAGTCGCTCTCATTGGCAGCATTTTTAAACAGCGCGATTATCTGATTAATCATATTTCCAAGGAATTGTATGAAATTTCCTGGAATGTGTCCATTACTGACGCCA from Calditrichota bacterium includes:
- a CDS encoding DUF721 domain-containing protein — protein: METIGEALIKLLSQLGLQKEVQQNQLLAEWPEIVGEQIAKVSSAARMEDGILFVKVNHSVWRNELYYRKAELIQRLNRKAGHNLVKDIRFY
- the gyrB gene encoding DNA topoisomerase (ATP-hydrolyzing) subunit B, whose amino-acid sequence is MDEKEKQLIEQSGEKYDAKKITILKGLEAVRKRPAMYIGDVSVRGLHHLVYEVVDNSIDEALAGFCSKIDVVIGEDNSITVTDDGRGIPVDLHPEQKKSALEVVMTVLHAGGKFDKKSYKVSGGLHGVGVSVVNALSEWCEVEVYKEGKIYYQKYHRGQPVAPVKEKGVTKKTGTKTVFLPDNEIFKKINFNYEILCERLRELSFLNKDLTIKITDKRDGRTDTFQSKGGIIEFVKYLDQNRTSVHRKVIYISGEKEEVPVEIAFQYNSGYTENIFSYVNNIHTIEGGSHLVGFKTALTRTINNYASKNNMLKNVKFTLSGDDVREGLTAIVSIKHTNPQFEGQTKTKLGNSEVKGIVESIVGDGLSLFFEENPSEAKRLIEKSISAARSREAARKAREIARRKTAMNGGGLPGKLADCSNKDPQFCELFLVEGDSAGGSAKQGRDRRFQAILPLKGKILNVEKARLDKILSNDEIRTIITALGTGIGADNFDIARLRYYKIIIMTDADVDGAHIRTLLLTFFFRYMKELIEQGHIYIAQPPLYRVFKGKQEIFVYDEDELKETVDRMGKKNVNIQRYKGLGEMNPDQLWKTTMDNESRTLLQVTIEEAVAADLIFSTLMGDKVEPRRKFIEENAKYVRNLDI
- the gyrA gene encoding DNA gyrase subunit A encodes the protein MKREKVIPIFIEEEMKDSYIDYSMSVIVARALPDVRDGLKPVHRRVLYGMHELGLRPNSQFKKSARIVGEVLGKYHPHGDSAVYDTMVRMVQNFSLRYPLVTGQGNFGSVDGDAPAAMRYTEAKMAPIAEELLRDLDKDTVDFAPNFDETLKEPTVLPSVLPTLLVNGSSGIAVGMATNIPPHNLGEVVDALAAMIDNPEISIDELKEYVLGPDFPTGGIIYGRSGIDEAYLTGRGKVLIRALANIESVRSGRENIIITEIPYMVNKANLIEKIAALVNAKKLDGITEIRDESDKDGMRIVLELRRDVQPHVILNQLYKHTQMQVTFGIIMLALVHGVPKVLNLQQILKYFIEFRHGIVVRRTKYDLAKAEKRAHILEGLKIALDNIDEIIALIKKSRNPETAKENLMKRFKLSEIQAQAILDMRLQRLTGLERKKIEEEYLATIKLINKLKAILESKQLRMQIIKDELSELKKKYNDARRTDIIEKIEEFSIEDMIAEEDMVITISHNGFIKRFPVSGFRRQSRGGTGSSGASTRAEDFLEHLFIASTHHFILIYTDKGRCYWLKVHEIPQAGKGSRGRSIVNLIEKQKDENISAIVNVRDFDNEHFVIMATKKGLVKKTVLSAFGNPRRGGINAITIREGDDLITAKITDGNHDIVLGTFHGKAIRFHESDVRPMGRQAAGVTGISLAKDDFVVGMVTAKRGSNLLVVTKNGYGKRTPIDDYRVTRRGGKGIVTVKITDRVGSMITIKEVQDDDDLMIITTSGKVIRQSVKQIRKMGRSTQGIRLIRLSKNDQIGDVARIVKENNY
- a CDS encoding FecR domain-containing protein, coding for MSKNPFNRLNFGGGLLIVLLSSLLIFSFAGDKEKFMSKEKKGLITYSNGRVRKKQINAAEWKPAAVNTSVVSGDKVRTYKKSRAELELMKLDIIRMAPETIIDVVKLYEETKDQKKQTQIALQQGDIWAKIKKKGKNAKFDINAPVAVAAITGTVLRMNVDADSSTELKVYNGEVHITNAPEKTNLTPHFIGVYEVPGPHEIPGPHEVSAEQWVYIVKNMQKIKLDKKGKVKEVGDFSLNDKDEQTDWVKWNLQRDKMK
- a CDS encoding BamA/TamA family outer membrane protein; the encoded protein is MTKTDFRFYLALIIVLIYFSSALGQTASDSFFIKLTFDRVEKPPACFIPHKKLHRPRIGLALSGGGARGFAQIGALKVFEENNIPIDFIVGASMGSIVGGLYAAGYSAAEIEKIAHNAEWRHIMSDKPPRTQLFIGQKQERSKTILQIRFKGLKIDLPKAITPGQRLISMLTNLTIGADFQSDSDFDQLPIPFRAVACDLLSGKKVLLKNGSLAIAMKASSAIPLLFAPVPLNGELLADGGLVNNIPVDEVAKYNVDIILAIDTTSDLNEPDQLNVPWKMADQVTTIMQQEKNRRQRKRADVLIQPKLQNFKSDNFQFADELIQMGEFAARQKISQIKKLILQKELPSKDDKVYSQIKIEKQALPEPVNSLTDSLINSLSLRRLSDVRLCLRKIYETGYFQNIEAKCLERQDTLRVNLLTELNPLFRSVRFSNNIVFPDSILRPLIHSQPEKPINHKRSVADIRDVLKFYRDHGYSFMTISSVVLRHDTLTIRVDEGKISSIDVAGNNRTKNFVIYREFPLKSGDYFNINKIKTGLNNIYSTNLFKTVSIDVNKDENNQARIKINLEEKAFTIFRFSYRYNLERKNKTLIELTEENFLGLSNPLSFQVQYGARDKSLSFKYRSDRILNTFLTNSIYAFLQENDYFVYNNSSVQGEYRQRENGFSISLGQQIERLGIFSIISSVKQVALTPIYGDGFPIANYDIKTIEIRSIVDTQDKYPFPNNGKYYFFQYKLSSATILNSQISYFKLFSSLDFFATALKRNTFHLRTLWGTSDLSTPFFEFFSLGGESSFYGLNERENIGRHLIEGSLEYRYRFPFGFPFDFYVSARYDIGATWKNYVDISSRDFVQGVGAQISVSTPAGPISFALGRSNRGKIVAYFSAGFDF
- a CDS encoding biotin transporter BioY; this translates as MKSHRSLILTGLFAALTAVGAYLKIPLPGVPITLQTFFVYLSANVLGAYYGALSQILYLLIGLIGIPVFAFGGGPGYLFQPTFGYLLSYPISVFFIGKALNAFRVNRSGSPKKLSHLFLRFVAADLVGVVVIFFFGLGYMYCNLHWGLYLKFNESAASNLLSWKNLLRTTMLIFVPIDLIKVFLASLVSTRLFQKYSFVKLPVIKKAEVS